The following proteins are encoded in a genomic region of Gossypium hirsutum isolate 1008001.06 chromosome D05, Gossypium_hirsutum_v2.1, whole genome shotgun sequence:
- the LOC121217884 gene encoding auxin-responsive protein SAUR50 — protein sequence MAIRKSNKLPQTAVIKQILKRCSSLGKKQSYDEQGLPLDVPKGHFVVYVGENRTRHIVPISFLTRPEFQSLLHQAEEEFGFNHDNGLTIPCQEHVFQSLTSMLR from the coding sequence atggcAATCAGGAAATCAAACAAACTGCCACAAACAGCAGTGATCAAGCAAATCCTGAAGAGATGCTCCAGCTTGGGAAAGAAACAAAGCTACGACGAACAAGGCCTCCCTTTGGATGTTCCCAAAGGTCATTTCGTTGTGTATGTTGGTGAAAACAGAACCAGACACATCGTTCCCATCTCTTTCTTGACCCGACCCGAGTTTCAGTCCTTGCTTCATCAAGCTGAAGAAGAGTTTGGTTTCAATCACGACAATGGCCTCACAATTCCTTGCCAAGAACATGTTTTTCAGTCTCTAACTTCCATGCTCAGATGA